Proteins encoded by one window of Pseudomonas sp. PSKL.D1:
- a CDS encoding phosphate/phosphite/phosphonate ABC transporter substrate-binding protein, translated as MRTLNALAALLAAQILATAAWADCTPRSLRLAVIPIKSADDMTREHQPLLQRLSQATGVPVELVIAASYESVVDAIVSGGADIARLGPASYVLAKQRDPKVEPFATFTLSAGPYTPAGSHYQALLLTRRDSPDGIDALHGRRVALSDPASTSGSLIPNAEFPKQAGAPLAQFFGALVYAGNHDKALEALLDARVDAAFVASERADAYLARHALAADTFKVQWRSAPIHYDPYVFSASLCPALKVRIRKAMLEDAGALAGFVASQDASGLVPVSAQEYAPLQRLMEAAMAR; from the coding sequence ATGCGTACTCTGAATGCGCTGGCCGCCCTGCTGGCCGCACAGATACTGGCCACCGCCGCGTGGGCCGACTGCACGCCCCGCAGCCTGCGCCTGGCCGTGATCCCGATCAAAAGTGCCGACGACATGACCCGCGAACACCAGCCTTTGTTGCAGCGCCTGAGCCAGGCGACCGGGGTGCCAGTGGAGCTGGTGATTGCCGCCTCCTACGAAAGCGTGGTCGATGCCATCGTGTCTGGCGGTGCCGACATCGCCCGCCTGGGGCCAGCTTCGTATGTGCTGGCCAAACAGCGTGATCCCAAGGTGGAGCCTTTCGCCACGTTCACACTCAGCGCCGGCCCGTATACCCCGGCGGGCAGCCACTATCAGGCCTTGTTGCTGACCCGTCGCGACAGCCCCGACGGCATCGACGCCCTGCATGGCAGGCGCGTGGCCTTGAGTGACCCGGCCAGCACCTCGGGCAGCCTGATACCAAATGCAGAGTTCCCCAAGCAAGCCGGTGCGCCGTTGGCGCAGTTTTTTGGCGCACTGGTATACGCAGGCAACCATGACAAAGCCCTGGAAGCGCTGCTGGACGCGCGAGTGGACGCGGCTTTCGTGGCCAGCGAGCGCGCGGATGCCTACCTGGCCCGGCACGCGCTGGCGGCAGACACCTTCAAGGTGCAATGGCGCTCGGCACCGATCCATTACGACCCTTACGTATTCAGCGCCAGCCTGTGCCCGGCGCTGAAAGTGCGGATACGCAAAGCGATGCTTGAAGACGCCGGGGCGTTGGCCGGGTTTGTAGCCTCCCAGGATGCCAGCGGACTGGTGCCGGTCAGTGCGCAGGAATACGCGCCGCTGCAGCGGTTGATGGAAGCTGCGATGGCGCGTTAG
- a CDS encoding acyl carrier protein gives MSNLSTAQRIRQTLGQLLGDDINAIAPGDSFRDFLGERFDSLMAVEVITAIEGAFDIEVDYLSDDVRFWFETLEKMEQFVDQKREDQLTLQASL, from the coding sequence ATGAGCAACCTCAGCACCGCACAACGCATCCGCCAGACCCTCGGCCAGCTACTGGGCGACGACATCAATGCCATCGCCCCCGGTGACAGCTTCCGGGACTTTCTGGGCGAACGCTTCGACAGCCTCATGGCGGTTGAAGTGATCACCGCCATCGAAGGCGCGTTCGACATCGAAGTGGACTACCTGAGCGACGACGTGCGCTTCTGGTTCGAAACCCTGGAGAAGATGGAGCAGTTCGTCGACCAGAAGCGCGAAGACCAACTGACCTTGCAGGCCAGCCTGTGA
- a CDS encoding amidase, protein MSHADTQATINHYLAHCGADASQGREQPEYLGLGLRKRHQLLQGNPALAAEWAQQYAHWSVHADSHYRCLTSTREAEAPWYRLGVKDTVDVAGMPTRLGLRSYRHYPQRSAEALTFLDPRIALTCKVATTELNIAFGAGCRNPHFPTIDPSGSSTGSAVSVAAGLCDISLGTDVLGSVRWPASHCGMVGLRMTQKAESLAGVFPLSPRMDALGWVTRSADDLDLLFPLLGLEPLLGEQQPLKDRYRVGLLEHALDPALTSPAMLQMLAQARGAFTDLGMAPAEVAMPDLWACRGDAWQLCARDAWLASAAWMRRFDCELHWSTQSALKVGEGVSDSDYQRIQQRMDRVRGGIDAWFEQAQVDVVVFPMDPNRPFDRRNPQPGDSTIPSPAEPGYDQKISFTPLASFSGLPAITVPICLSADGQAPLAIQIMGRRDSEQQLLDIAKRVQATVGLLQTRRLQV, encoded by the coding sequence ATGAGCCACGCTGATACCCAGGCCACCATCAACCATTACCTCGCCCACTGTGGCGCGGATGCCAGCCAGGGCCGCGAGCAGCCGGAATACCTCGGCCTCGGCCTGCGCAAGCGCCACCAGCTGTTGCAGGGCAACCCCGCCCTGGCGGCGGAATGGGCGCAGCAGTACGCGCACTGGAGCGTGCATGCCGACAGCCACTACCGTTGCCTGACCAGTACCCGTGAAGCCGAGGCACCGTGGTATCGCCTGGGCGTGAAGGACACGGTCGATGTGGCCGGCATGCCGACGCGGCTGGGGTTGCGCAGCTATCGCCACTACCCGCAACGCAGCGCCGAGGCGCTGACGTTCCTCGACCCGCGCATCGCCCTGACCTGCAAAGTAGCCACCACCGAGCTGAACATCGCCTTCGGTGCCGGGTGCCGCAACCCGCATTTCCCCACCATCGACCCGTCCGGCTCCAGTACCGGCTCCGCGGTGTCGGTTGCGGCCGGCTTGTGCGACATCTCCTTGGGCACTGACGTGCTGGGCTCGGTGCGCTGGCCGGCGTCCCACTGCGGCATGGTGGGCCTGCGCATGACCCAGAAGGCCGAAAGCCTGGCCGGTGTGTTTCCGCTGTCGCCGCGCATGGATGCGCTGGGCTGGGTAACCCGCAGTGCTGACGACCTGGACCTGCTGTTCCCGCTGCTTGGGCTGGAACCGTTGCTGGGCGAACAGCAACCGCTCAAGGACCGCTACCGGGTCGGCCTGCTCGAACACGCGCTGGACCCGGCCCTGACCAGCCCGGCCATGCTCCAGATGCTGGCCCAGGCGCGCGGTGCTTTCACCGATCTGGGCATGGCCCCGGCCGAAGTGGCCATGCCCGACCTGTGGGCCTGCCGTGGCGATGCCTGGCAGCTGTGTGCCCGTGATGCCTGGCTGGCCTCGGCCGCCTGGATGCGCCGTTTTGATTGCGAGCTGCACTGGTCCACCCAAAGTGCGCTGAAGGTGGGCGAAGGCGTGAGCGACAGCGATTACCAACGCATTCAACAGCGCATGGACCGCGTGCGGGGCGGCATCGACGCCTGGTTCGAACAGGCCCAGGTTGACGTGGTGGTGTTCCCCATGGACCCGAACCGGCCATTCGACCGCCGCAACCCACAGCCCGGCGACTCGACCATCCCGTCGCCAGCCGAGCCTGGCTACGACCAGAAAATCAGCTTCACCCCGCTGGCCAGTTTCAGCGGCCTGCCGGCCATCACCGTGCCGATTTGCCTGAGTGCCGACGGCCAGGCGCCGCTGGCGATCCAGATCATGGGCCGGCGCGACAGCGAGCAGCAGTTGCTGGACATCGCCAAACGCGTACAGGCCACGGTCGGCCTGCTGCAAACCCGCCGTCTTCAGGTGTAA
- a CDS encoding site-specific integrase yields the protein MTDIDRYVRAATRDNTRRSYQAAIEHFEAHWGGFLPATADSVARYLADHAEQHAVSTLRQRLAALSQWHISQGFPDPTKAPLVRQVLRGIRTLHPAPPKQAAPLLLQHLQTAIAHFEAEASQARAQHDLHALRRARRDAALLLLGFWRGFRGDELARLRVEHIQAQSGVGISLFLPRTKGDREALGVQHRTPALKTLCPVTAYLQWLEVAGIAHGPVFRKIDRWGNLSDTPLNSNSLVKLLRRMLERGGVPAALYTGHSLRRGFATWATANGWELKSLMSYVGWKDAKSALRYIDAAQRFGDLAVLPAQPLIP from the coding sequence ATGACCGACATCGATCGCTACGTCCGCGCCGCCACCCGCGACAACACGCGACGCAGCTACCAGGCCGCCATCGAGCATTTCGAGGCGCACTGGGGTGGCTTCCTGCCGGCCACCGCCGACAGTGTTGCCCGCTACCTGGCCGACCACGCCGAACAGCACGCCGTCAGCACCTTGCGCCAACGCCTGGCGGCCCTCAGCCAGTGGCACATCAGCCAGGGCTTCCCCGACCCTACCAAGGCGCCTTTGGTACGCCAGGTGCTGCGCGGCATCCGTACCCTGCACCCGGCACCGCCCAAACAGGCCGCGCCGCTGCTGTTGCAGCACCTGCAAACCGCCATCGCGCATTTCGAGGCAGAAGCCAGCCAGGCCCGGGCGCAGCATGACCTGCACGCCTTGCGGCGGGCGCGGCGCGATGCAGCATTACTGTTGCTGGGCTTCTGGCGAGGGTTTCGTGGCGACGAACTGGCGCGCTTGCGGGTGGAGCACATCCAGGCCCAGTCAGGCGTCGGCATCTCCTTGTTCCTGCCGCGTACCAAGGGTGATCGCGAAGCGCTGGGGGTGCAGCATCGCACGCCCGCCCTGAAGACCCTGTGCCCGGTCACCGCCTACCTGCAATGGCTCGAAGTCGCCGGCATCGCCCATGGGCCGGTGTTTCGCAAGATCGACCGCTGGGGCAACCTGAGCGACACGCCGCTCAACAGCAACAGTTTGGTCAAGCTGCTGCGCCGCATGCTGGAACGCGGCGGCGTACCGGCTGCCCTGTACACCGGCCACTCCCTGCGCCGCGGGTTTGCCACCTGGGCCACGGCCAACGGCTGGGAACTGAAGTCGCTGATGAGCTACGTGGGCTGGAAGGACGCCAAATCGGCGTTGCGCTACATCGACGCGGCGCAACGCTTCGGTGATCTGGCCGTGCTGCCGGCCCAGCCGCTCATTCCGTGA
- a CDS encoding acyl-CoA synthetase → MNDETAFSTSGSTGAPRRWLRSRAQMACEASLILGRWAPGVREILAFAPASHSYGMILGEVGAQVMNARLQACSLEQHCLPTLDGDGPCAILAIASTWRLLPALLARLANQRPVLVIHSASLLPPDALAVVRQHAGPQVRFLELLGSTETGAIAYRELGANSTADQPWTLLDDVTLLSAPGQPCALEVASPRIAREEGHASAAARHCCEDQIQVLDTRRFQWLGRASSLIKVNGLRLDLARLASDLSQRLECPALACVAVRDALRAEAFEVLYSSSTLSERAVRQAFDHLPPGHPRPVAIRRVADLPLSATGKPQPWAASTSVKEYTHEPR, encoded by the coding sequence GTGAACGACGAAACCGCCTTCAGCACCTCCGGCTCCACCGGTGCACCGCGCCGCTGGTTGCGCAGCAGGGCGCAAATGGCGTGCGAGGCCTCGCTGATCCTTGGCCGCTGGGCGCCCGGTGTACGCGAGATTCTGGCCTTTGCCCCGGCCAGCCACAGCTACGGGATGATCCTGGGTGAAGTTGGCGCACAAGTGATGAACGCACGGCTGCAGGCGTGTTCTCTGGAGCAGCATTGCCTGCCGACCCTGGACGGCGACGGGCCCTGCGCGATCCTGGCCATCGCCAGCACCTGGCGGTTACTGCCTGCCTTGCTGGCCCGCCTGGCAAACCAACGCCCCGTGCTGGTGATTCACAGTGCATCGTTGCTGCCGCCGGATGCCTTGGCCGTCGTGCGCCAGCATGCCGGGCCGCAAGTGCGTTTCCTCGAACTGCTGGGTTCGACCGAAACCGGCGCCATTGCCTATCGCGAACTGGGCGCCAACAGTACCGCAGACCAACCCTGGACCTTGCTTGACGATGTCACGCTGCTGAGTGCGCCGGGCCAACCCTGTGCGCTGGAAGTGGCCAGCCCACGTATCGCCCGGGAAGAGGGCCACGCCAGCGCCGCTGCCCGGCACTGCTGCGAGGACCAGATTCAGGTGCTGGATACGCGCCGGTTCCAGTGGTTGGGCCGGGCCAGCAGCCTGATCAAGGTCAACGGCCTGCGCCTGGACCTGGCGCGCCTGGCCAGCGACCTGAGCCAGCGCCTTGAGTGCCCGGCGCTGGCCTGTGTGGCGGTGCGCGATGCCTTGCGCGCCGAGGCGTTCGAAGTGCTCTACAGCTCCAGCACCCTGAGCGAGCGCGCCGTGCGTCAAGCGTTCGATCACCTGCCACCGGGCCACCCCCGGCCGGTGGCGATTCGCCGCGTTGCCGATTTGCCGTTGTCCGCCACGGGTAAGCCCCAACCGTGGGCTGCCTCAACCTCTGTCAAGGAATACACCCATGAGCCACGCTGA
- a CDS encoding SMP-30/gluconolactonase/LRE family protein: MWGVTQPPEELKPEWVTPGVLYLASGLCRDTGYILRASNGQFTATRFSENSGVSYPRDLARVEASSLAEVAERWSRIKECHYLPVKVANVRADLGESPVWDARGNALYFVDITGGRIHRLPADGEVETLYESAARIGALALTNQGNLIFTEDASVAILDVEPGKVRQYSASVHHRSSYRFNDGACDPQGRFVTGLMDEGPSGKTGALFRFDHELHDEVIHDGLSLPNGLAWSEDGKTVFFVDSVARAIYRAEYLEEGRLEHVTLFAETPAELGRPDGIALDREGGVWVCQFNGSCVLRYDRDGHLTDQVVMPVPRPTSCCFGGDGLGTLYITTARVGMSPAELRHYPDAGDLYAIRPEVGGIARYTFTE; this comes from the coding sequence ATGTGGGGCGTGACCCAACCGCCGGAAGAGCTCAAGCCCGAGTGGGTGACGCCGGGCGTGCTGTACCTGGCCAGTGGCCTGTGCCGCGACACCGGGTACATCCTGCGCGCCAGTAACGGCCAGTTCACCGCCACGCGCTTCAGCGAAAACAGCGGGGTCAGCTACCCGCGCGACCTGGCGCGGGTGGAAGCGTCGAGCCTGGCCGAGGTGGCCGAGCGCTGGAGCCGCATCAAGGAATGCCACTACCTGCCGGTCAAGGTTGCCAATGTGCGCGCCGACCTGGGCGAGAGCCCGGTGTGGGATGCGCGCGGCAATGCCCTGTACTTCGTCGACATCACCGGTGGGCGCATCCACCGGCTGCCGGCCGATGGCGAGGTGGAAACCCTGTACGAATCCGCTGCCCGCATCGGCGCCCTGGCACTGACCAATCAGGGCAACCTGATCTTCACCGAAGACGCCAGTGTTGCCATCCTGGACGTTGAACCGGGCAAGGTGCGCCAGTATTCGGCCTCGGTGCATCACCGCTCCAGCTACCGCTTCAACGACGGCGCCTGCGACCCGCAGGGGCGTTTCGTTACCGGGCTGATGGATGAAGGGCCAAGCGGCAAGACCGGCGCACTGTTCCGCTTCGACCACGAACTGCACGACGAAGTGATCCACGATGGCCTGTCACTGCCAAACGGGCTGGCCTGGTCCGAGGACGGCAAGACGGTGTTCTTTGTCGACTCCGTGGCCCGCGCCATCTACCGTGCCGAGTACCTGGAAGAGGGGCGCCTGGAGCATGTCACGCTGTTTGCCGAAACCCCGGCCGAACTGGGGCGCCCCGACGGCATTGCGCTGGACCGCGAAGGCGGGGTGTGGGTGTGCCAGTTCAACGGCAGTTGCGTGCTGCGCTACGACCGTGACGGGCACCTGACCGACCAGGTGGTGATGCCGGTGCCGCGCCCCACCAGTTGCTGCTTTGGCGGTGACGGGCTGGGCACGCTGTACATCACCACGGCCCGCGTGGGCATGTCGCCGGCCGAATTGCGCCACTACCCGGATGCCGGCGACCTGTACGCCATTCGCCCGGAAGTGGGTGGCATTGCCCGCTACACCTTCACGGAATGA
- the asnB gene encoding asparagine synthase (glutamine-hydrolyzing) gives MCGITGWVDYTRDLLQTGPALAAMTDTLALRGPDASGSWQHRHALLGHRRLAIIDLSGGVQPMTFRCGDGQQVTLVYTGEVYNHNALREQLRQAGHQFHTRSDTEVVLHAYLEWGEHCCEHLSGMFAFAVFDERDGHFLLVRDRLGVKPLYYARHGQGLLFGSEVKAILAHPEFTRALDVVGLVDALSLSRGTARTALRGVSELAPGHRLSWRPNGKPIISRYWQLQRREHRDDLDSTVQRTRELLGQALGEQLYADVPVCSLLSGGLDSTILTAMAQQHLRAGQGGKVNSFSVDFVGQAEQFQSDAFRPERDQPYALAAAEHIGSHHQTILIDNRELVADPARRAVYRANDSAATFGDVDTSLYLLFKAIRGHSTVAISGEAADEVFGGYGWFRDPEAIAGQRFPWLSRMQLLEPELINPEFNPLCDFSDYQNSCYHRALEGVEHLPGDDPTERRMREICHLHLHHWLPILLDRKDRLSMAASLEVRVPFTDHRLVEYVYNVPWAIKGRGGEEKWLLKQACADLLPNAVLQRRKSPYPTSANLAYERFLRERVGQLLQDADSPAFQVIDRVRLATQLQQPQGYFNSQLRRNNLETALALDAWLREYRLAV, from the coding sequence ATGTGTGGCATCACAGGTTGGGTGGACTACACCCGCGACCTCCTGCAAACCGGCCCGGCCCTCGCGGCCATGACCGACACCCTGGCCCTGCGCGGGCCGGACGCCAGCGGCAGTTGGCAGCATCGCCACGCCTTGCTGGGGCATCGCCGCCTGGCGATCATCGACCTCAGCGGCGGCGTGCAGCCGATGACGTTCCGCTGTGGCGATGGCCAGCAGGTCACGCTGGTCTATACCGGCGAGGTGTACAACCACAATGCCCTGCGTGAGCAATTGCGCCAGGCCGGGCACCAGTTTCACACCCGCAGTGACACCGAAGTGGTGCTGCATGCCTACCTGGAGTGGGGCGAGCACTGCTGCGAGCACCTCAGTGGCATGTTCGCGTTCGCGGTGTTCGATGAGCGTGACGGCCACTTTTTGCTGGTGCGCGATCGCCTCGGGGTCAAGCCGCTGTACTACGCCCGGCATGGTCAGGGCCTGCTGTTCGGCTCGGAGGTGAAGGCGATACTGGCGCACCCCGAATTCACCCGTGCACTGGATGTGGTCGGCCTGGTCGATGCACTGAGCCTGTCACGGGGCACTGCGCGCACGGCGTTGCGCGGGGTCAGCGAGCTGGCGCCCGGGCACCGGTTGTCGTGGCGCCCCAACGGCAAGCCGATTATCAGCCGTTACTGGCAACTGCAACGCCGCGAGCACCGCGACGATCTGGACAGCACGGTACAACGCACCCGCGAACTGCTTGGCCAGGCCTTGGGCGAGCAGTTGTATGCCGATGTGCCGGTGTGTTCGCTGCTGTCGGGCGGGCTGGACTCGACCATTCTTACGGCCATGGCGCAGCAGCACCTGCGGGCCGGGCAGGGCGGCAAGGTCAATTCGTTTTCGGTGGACTTCGTCGGCCAGGCCGAGCAGTTTCAAAGCGACGCATTTCGCCCGGAGCGTGATCAGCCTTACGCCCTGGCGGCCGCTGAACACATAGGCAGCCACCACCAGACCATCCTCATCGACAACCGTGAATTGGTTGCCGACCCGGCGCGCCGGGCGGTGTACCGGGCCAATGACTCGGCCGCCACCTTCGGTGACGTGGACACCTCGCTGTACCTGCTGTTCAAGGCCATCCGCGGGCATTCCACGGTGGCCATTTCCGGTGAGGCAGCTGACGAGGTGTTTGGTGGTTACGGCTGGTTCCGTGACCCCGAGGCAATTGCCGGGCAGCGTTTCCCGTGGTTATCGCGCATGCAGTTGCTGGAACCTGAACTGATCAACCCCGAGTTCAACCCACTGTGCGACTTCTCGGATTACCAGAACAGCTGCTACCACCGGGCCCTTGAAGGCGTCGAGCACCTGCCGGGCGACGACCCGACAGAACGGCGCATGCGCGAGATCTGCCACCTGCACCTGCACCACTGGCTGCCGATTCTGCTCGACCGCAAGGACCGCCTGAGCATGGCCGCAAGCCTTGAGGTGCGGGTGCCATTCACCGACCACAGGCTGGTGGAGTACGTGTACAACGTGCCGTGGGCGATCAAGGGCCGGGGCGGTGAGGAAAAGTGGCTGCTCAAGCAGGCCTGCGCCGACCTGCTGCCAAACGCGGTACTGCAGCGTCGTAAAAGCCCGTATCCGACCTCGGCCAACCTGGCGTATGAGCGCTTCTTGCGCGAACGTGTCGGGCAGCTGTTGCAGGACGCCGACAGCCCGGCGTTCCAGGTGATCGACCGTGTCCGGCTCGCCACGCAGTTGCAGCAGCCCCAGGGCTACTTCAATTCGCAACTGCGGCGCAACAACCTGGAAACCGCCCTGGCGCTGGATGCCTGGCTACGTGAGTACCGCTTAGCGGTGTAG
- a CDS encoding LysR family transcriptional regulator, whose amino-acid sequence MIETRLLRQFIAVAEELHFHKAAIRLHMAQPPLSQAISRLEEKLGFSLFLRNKRGVKLTAAGMAFLETAYRTLKELEQGIEYARNVSEGICGKLTITAISIAYYESLLITLKKFRETYPNVRLTIREMPSASQAKALMAGEADIGFMRKLPMPPDMIESRLLLNEQIVMALPSAHPRAHQPVVDLREFAEEDFVFTPQALGSGYHSQLIALCESAGFYPKVVQEAAQIHTLIGLVACGFGVALVPESIAYSTLRERVQFRPIRPIKDQPTPTMGLYMNWNIQNASPALGSFISMLDLGAPRRFADTIQNPVILDGSAFHDLHR is encoded by the coding sequence ATGATCGAGACACGTTTGCTCAGGCAGTTCATCGCCGTGGCCGAGGAGTTGCACTTTCACAAGGCAGCCATTCGCCTGCACATGGCGCAGCCGCCCCTGAGCCAGGCGATCAGCCGCCTTGAGGAAAAACTCGGCTTCAGCCTGTTCCTGCGCAACAAGCGCGGCGTCAAGCTGACCGCTGCCGGCATGGCGTTCCTCGAAACGGCCTACCGCACGCTCAAGGAGCTGGAACAAGGCATCGAGTACGCCCGCAACGTGTCCGAAGGCATTTGTGGCAAGCTGACCATCACCGCCATTTCCATCGCCTACTACGAGTCGTTGCTGATCACCCTGAAGAAATTCCGCGAAACCTACCCCAACGTGCGCCTGACCATCCGCGAAATGCCCTCGGCCTCCCAGGCCAAGGCGTTGATGGCCGGCGAGGCGGACATCGGCTTCATGCGCAAGTTGCCCATGCCACCCGACATGATCGAATCGCGCCTGCTGCTCAACGAGCAGATCGTCATGGCGTTGCCGTCCGCGCACCCCAGGGCCCACCAGCCGGTGGTCGACCTGCGCGAGTTCGCCGAAGAAGACTTCGTGTTCACCCCGCAAGCATTGGGCAGCGGTTACCACAGCCAGTTGATCGCGCTGTGCGAATCAGCCGGCTTCTACCCCAAGGTGGTGCAGGAAGCGGCGCAGATCCACACCCTGATCGGCCTGGTTGCCTGCGGTTTCGGTGTGGCGCTGGTGCCAGAGTCGATTGCCTACTCCACCTTGCGCGAGCGCGTGCAGTTTCGCCCAATCCGGCCGATCAAGGACCAGCCTACGCCAACCATGGGCCTGTACATGAACTGGAACATCCAGAATGCCTCCCCGGCGCTGGGCAGCTTCATTTCCATGCTCGACCTGGGCGCGCCACGGCGCTTCGCCGATACCATCCAGAACCCGGTGATTCTGGATGGCAGCGCCTTCCACGACCTACACCGCTAA
- a CDS encoding prenyltransferase/squalene oxidase repeat-containing protein, which produces MTPPRFPAGQGLANGQPDLWCTYAAIRSLAWVERLDGADVPALRSYIQSRRNRDGGFAWSKGMPSDAWATFYCTETLNDLGQAAEQPEQTAHWVHTLFDGDAYAMCPGQTADVWASHYALRTLVEVCDSTPRDTEALYTWLDGLQCANGGLSWSADFARRNVADTRACFYGVMAARALARQGLPAPKWDMARLVGWLQAQQMDCGGFRFSEAAQVPCLWATYRATASLAALQAQPLARQQCAGWIESLRGPTGAFVRWAGYDGEDVWAAFCAVGSLKALGEPVTHLADGVAAFIATLAMPQGGYTYRQASSAADVLTTAAAVLGGNLTLQQAEAARRWIEGCQMPNEPGIMYMPGRGAEVRCTNWGLAAGAFAGQPTARQAIGHWLATLQNPDGGFGFWEGRGSDMVSTASAVAILRHLETPVGVDLKALEGFVASCRHAEGYAGYPRGETSLRAGLQALGCLAYLGHDVRESATQLMAAHKVRQGGFANQGQRIPDLLSTYQAVALAAHLGLPVDMPHLRFFLDKVRSDAGLAWSPLFLQGVDALSTCLGRLLDALAIGQRQHLPMLQLS; this is translated from the coding sequence ATGACGCCGCCCCGTTTCCCCGCCGGGCAGGGCCTGGCCAACGGCCAGCCGGACTTGTGGTGCACCTACGCCGCCATTCGTAGCCTGGCCTGGGTCGAGCGCCTCGATGGCGCCGACGTGCCGGCGCTGCGCAGCTACATCCAGTCCCGGCGCAATCGCGATGGCGGCTTTGCCTGGAGCAAGGGCATGCCGTCCGATGCCTGGGCGACGTTCTATTGCACCGAGACGCTGAACGACCTGGGGCAGGCGGCGGAGCAGCCCGAGCAGACTGCCCATTGGGTTCATACACTGTTCGATGGTGACGCCTACGCCATGTGCCCGGGCCAGACCGCCGATGTGTGGGCCAGCCACTACGCGCTGCGCACGCTGGTCGAGGTATGTGACAGCACACCACGGGATACCGAGGCCTTGTACACCTGGCTGGATGGGTTGCAATGCGCCAACGGCGGGCTCAGCTGGTCTGCCGATTTCGCCCGGCGCAACGTCGCGGACACCCGCGCCTGCTTCTATGGCGTAATGGCGGCACGCGCCCTGGCGCGCCAGGGCTTGCCAGCGCCGAAGTGGGACATGGCGCGGCTGGTGGGCTGGCTGCAGGCGCAGCAGATGGATTGCGGCGGCTTCCGTTTCAGCGAAGCTGCGCAGGTGCCATGCCTGTGGGCAACCTACCGCGCCACGGCCAGCCTTGCCGCCTTGCAGGCACAACCCTTGGCGCGGCAGCAGTGCGCCGGCTGGATCGAATCACTGCGTGGGCCGACCGGGGCTTTCGTGCGCTGGGCCGGCTATGACGGCGAAGATGTGTGGGCGGCATTCTGCGCCGTAGGCTCGCTCAAGGCGCTGGGTGAACCGGTCACGCACCTGGCCGACGGCGTGGCAGCGTTCATCGCGACATTGGCGATGCCCCAGGGCGGTTATACCTACCGGCAGGCCAGTTCGGCCGCCGATGTGCTGACCACGGCAGCGGCAGTGCTGGGCGGTAACCTCACGCTGCAACAGGCCGAAGCTGCGCGACGCTGGATTGAAGGCTGCCAGATGCCCAATGAGCCGGGGATCATGTACATGCCCGGCCGTGGCGCTGAGGTGCGCTGCACCAATTGGGGCCTGGCGGCGGGCGCATTCGCTGGGCAACCCACGGCCCGCCAGGCAATCGGCCATTGGCTGGCCACCCTGCAAAACCCCGACGGCGGCTTCGGGTTCTGGGAGGGGCGCGGCTCGGACATGGTGTCCACGGCGTCGGCGGTGGCGATCCTGCGCCACCTCGAAACGCCCGTGGGCGTCGATCTCAAGGCACTTGAAGGCTTTGTGGCCAGTTGCCGGCACGCAGAGGGATATGCCGGGTATCCGCGCGGCGAAACCTCGCTGCGCGCCGGGCTGCAAGCGCTGGGCTGCCTTGCTTACCTTGGCCACGATGTGCGCGAAAGCGCAACGCAACTGATGGCGGCACACAAGGTGCGCCAGGGCGGTTTCGCCAATCAGGGCCAGCGCATTCCCGATTTGCTCAGTACCTACCAGGCCGTGGCCCTGGCGGCACACCTCGGCTTGCCGGTGGATATGCCACACCTGCGTTTTTTCCTCGACAAGGTGCGCAGTGACGCAGGCCTCGCCTGGTCGCCGTTGTTCCTGCAAGGGGTGGACGCACTTTCCACCTGCCTGGGCCGACTGCTCGACGCCTTGGCCATAGGCCAGCGTCAGCACTTGCCGATGCTGCAGCTTTCATAA